The Pseudomonas asiatica genome has a segment encoding these proteins:
- the csiR gene encoding DNA-binding transcriptional regulator CsiR, with product MEALAPRQNSAFSGYERLKKDIIRGVFKPGEKLLMSTLKERYDLGVGPLREALSQLVAEHLVNAISQKGYRVAPMSLDEMNDIYDARANLEAMIITLAIERGDDAWEASVLAHSHTLAKVVEVKTREQRLDVWDERHKAFHTAIASGCGSKHLLQARTYLFDQAERYRHLWLTQTVFSEQALELKRQEHAALVEVILARDAKRASAMMRSHLMTPVPIIAQIMHAEGIGAR from the coding sequence TTGGAAGCGCTCGCCCCCCGACAAAACTCAGCATTCAGCGGGTATGAGAGGCTCAAGAAGGACATCATCCGCGGCGTGTTCAAGCCCGGAGAAAAGCTGCTGATGAGCACCCTGAAGGAACGCTACGACCTGGGCGTGGGCCCGCTGCGCGAAGCACTGTCGCAGCTGGTGGCCGAGCACCTGGTCAACGCGATCAGCCAGAAGGGCTACCGTGTGGCGCCCATGTCGCTGGACGAGATGAACGACATCTACGATGCCCGCGCCAACCTGGAGGCGATGATCATCACCCTGGCCATCGAACGTGGCGACGACGCCTGGGAGGCGTCGGTACTGGCCCACTCGCATACCCTGGCCAAGGTGGTGGAAGTGAAAACCCGCGAGCAACGCCTGGATGTATGGGACGAACGGCACAAGGCGTTCCACACGGCCATTGCCTCAGGCTGCGGCTCCAAGCACCTGCTGCAGGCGCGCACCTATCTGTTCGATCAGGCCGAGCGCTACCGGCACCTGTGGCTGACCCAGACGGTGTTTTCCGAACAGGCCCTGGAGCTCAAGCGCCAGGAGCATGCGGCGTTGGTCGAGGTGATTCTGGCCCGGGACGCCAAGCGCGCCAGCGCCATGATGCGTTCGCACCTGATGACTCCGGTGCCGATCATTGCGCAGATCATGCATGCCGAGGGTATCGGCGCACGCTGA
- the glaH gene encoding glutarate dioxygenase GlaH, protein MNAFTQIDELVMPLPLEPRGFTIAPSKQSPRLLELTFARETVEAFVQAVAQWPVQALEYKSFLRFRVGEILDELCQGTLRPVLLNTILNRASGGMLITPVGLDDVSQAEDMVKFTTACAHLIGRSNYDAMSGQFYARFVVVNTDNSDSYLRQPHRVMELHNDGTFVNQITDYVLMLKIDEKNMEGGNSLLLHLDDWEQCDEFFRHPLARREMRWTAPPSKKVSEDVFHSVFDTDAEGRPTMRYIDQFVQPENYEEGIWLNALSESLEGSEKKLSVPVGVGSFLLINNLFWLHGRDRFTPHEGLRRELMRQRGYVAFPKPLYQRGQ, encoded by the coding sequence ATGAACGCTTTTACGCAGATCGACGAACTTGTGATGCCACTGCCGCTCGAACCGCGTGGTTTCACCATCGCCCCCTCGAAACAGTCGCCGCGCCTGCTTGAGCTCACCTTTGCCCGCGAAACGGTCGAAGCGTTCGTCCAGGCTGTTGCCCAGTGGCCGGTGCAGGCGCTGGAGTACAAGTCGTTCCTGCGCTTCCGGGTTGGCGAGATCCTCGACGAGCTGTGCCAGGGCACCCTGCGGCCGGTACTGCTCAATACCATCCTCAACCGCGCCAGCGGCGGCATGCTGATCACCCCGGTCGGCCTGGATGACGTGAGCCAGGCCGAGGACATGGTCAAGTTCACCACCGCCTGCGCACACCTGATCGGCCGCTCCAACTACGACGCCATGAGTGGCCAGTTCTATGCCCGCTTCGTGGTGGTCAACACCGACAACTCCGACAGCTACCTGCGCCAGCCGCACCGGGTCATGGAGCTGCACAACGACGGCACCTTCGTCAACCAGATCACCGACTACGTGCTGATGCTGAAGATCGACGAAAAGAACATGGAAGGCGGCAACTCGCTGCTGCTGCACCTGGACGACTGGGAGCAGTGCGACGAATTCTTCCGCCACCCGCTGGCCCGTCGCGAGATGCGCTGGACCGCACCGCCGAGCAAGAAGGTGTCCGAGGATGTGTTCCACTCGGTATTCGACACCGATGCCGAAGGCCGCCCGACCATGCGCTACATCGACCAGTTCGTGCAGCCGGAAAACTACGAGGAGGGCATCTGGCTGAACGCCTTGTCCGAATCGCTGGAAGGCAGCGAGAAGAAGCTTTCGGTACCGGTTGGCGTGGGTAGTTTCCTGCTGATCAACAACCTGTTCTGGCTGCATGGTCGCGACCGCTTCACGCCGCACGAAGGCCTGCGCCGCGAGCTGATGCGCCAGCGCGGCTACGTGGCCTTCCCCAAACCGCTGTACCAGCGCGGGCAATAA
- the lhgO gene encoding L-2-hydroxyglutarate oxidase — MYDFIIIGGGIVGMSTAMHLIKVYPDAKILLLEKESGPARHQTGHNSGVIHAGVYYTPGSLKARFCLEGNKATKAFCTQHGIRFDECGKLLVATNDLEMQRMKALWERTAANGLERYWLSAAELREREPNIVGMGGIFVPSSGIVNYAEVTAAMGAEFQRAGGEIRYGAEVVGLQELASEVVVRTQGDELRSRFLVTCSGLMADRVVSMLGLRTEFVICPFRGEYYLLPKQHNQIVNHLIYPIPDPSMPFLGVHLTRMIDGTVTVGPNAVLAMKREGYRKRDVSPGDLFQTLTTPGILKVLAKNFRPGLIEMKNSLFKGGYLKQVQKYCPSITKADLTPYPAGVRAQAVSRDGKLIDDFLFVNTARSVNVCNAPSPAATSAIPIGAYIVDKVCEQVGRQGGSFPKADLAPRQRAAG; from the coding sequence GTGTACGATTTCATCATCATTGGCGGTGGCATTGTGGGCATGTCCACGGCCATGCACCTGATCAAGGTCTACCCGGATGCGAAGATTCTCCTGCTGGAGAAAGAGTCCGGCCCGGCCCGCCACCAGACCGGCCACAACAGCGGCGTGATCCACGCCGGCGTGTATTACACCCCCGGCAGCCTCAAGGCGCGCTTCTGCCTGGAAGGCAACAAGGCCACCAAGGCCTTCTGCACCCAGCACGGTATCCGCTTCGATGAGTGCGGCAAGCTGCTGGTGGCCACCAACGACCTGGAAATGCAGCGCATGAAGGCGCTGTGGGAGCGCACCGCGGCCAATGGCCTGGAGCGCTACTGGCTGTCGGCGGCCGAGCTGCGCGAGCGCGAGCCCAATATCGTTGGCATGGGCGGCATCTTCGTGCCCTCCAGTGGCATCGTCAATTACGCCGAAGTGACTGCGGCCATGGGCGCCGAGTTCCAGCGCGCCGGCGGTGAAATCCGCTATGGCGCCGAGGTGGTCGGCTTGCAGGAGCTGGCCAGCGAAGTGGTCGTGCGCACGCAGGGTGACGAATTGCGCAGCCGTTTCCTGGTGACCTGCTCGGGCCTGATGGCCGACCGCGTGGTGAGCATGCTGGGCCTGCGTACCGAATTCGTCATTTGCCCGTTCCGTGGCGAGTACTACCTGCTGCCCAAGCAGCACAACCAGATCGTCAACCACCTGATCTACCCGATTCCCGACCCGTCCATGCCGTTCCTGGGCGTGCACCTGACACGCATGATCGACGGCACCGTCACCGTTGGCCCCAACGCCGTGCTGGCGATGAAGCGCGAGGGCTACCGCAAGCGCGATGTCAGCCCCGGCGACCTGTTCCAGACCTTGACCACCCCCGGCATCCTCAAGGTGCTGGCGAAGAACTTCCGCCCTGGCCTGATCGAGATGAAGAACTCGCTGTTCAAGGGTGGCTACCTCAAGCAGGTCCAGAAGTACTGCCCGAGCATCACCAAGGCCGACCTCACGCCTTACCCGGCCGGCGTGCGAGCCCAGGCCGTGTCGCGTGACGGCAAGCTGATCGACGACTTCCTGTTCGTCAACACCGCTCGCAGCGTCAACGTGTGCAACGCACCGTCGCCGGCCGCCACCTCCGCCATCCCGATCGGCGCCTACATCGTCGACAAGGTATGCGAGCAGGTCGGCCGTCAGGGCGGCAGTTTCCCCAAGGCCGACCTGGCGCCCCGTCAGCGGGCTGCCGGCTGA
- the gabP gene encoding GABA permease: MQTHKNNLSHGLKSRHVTMLSIAGVIGAGLFVGSGRAIAEAGPATILAYILAGALVVLVMRMLAEMAVASPDTGSFSTYADLAIGKWAGYTIGWLYWWFWVLIIPIEANIAATIINSWVPQLEIWVLSLVITLLLTATNLFSVKNYGEFEFWLALVKVVAIVSFIALGVCAIFGLLPGSGVSGVSRLWDSGGFMPNGFGAVLSAMLITMFSFLGAEVVTIAAAESDEAGKHISKATNSVIWRITLFYILSIFIVIALVPWTDPRLATEGSYVTVLDTLGVPNAKAIIDFVVLTSVTSCLNSSLYTASRMVYSLSRRGDAPACAQVTSRSGTPVVAVLLSTGAAFLAVIANYLVPAKVFGFLMASSGAIALLVYLVIAVSQLRLRQRLTAQGKTLGYRMWLFPWLTWGVILFISGVLVLMLFRPDHRLEVVSTMVLAVLVVCSGLLVTRRRAREVVVGRVGQGA; the protein is encoded by the coding sequence ATGCAAACCCACAAGAACAATTTGAGTCATGGATTGAAATCCCGGCATGTCACCATGCTGTCCATTGCCGGCGTGATCGGTGCCGGCCTGTTCGTCGGCTCCGGCCGTGCGATTGCCGAAGCAGGGCCCGCCACCATCCTGGCCTATATCCTGGCCGGCGCGCTGGTGGTGCTGGTGATGCGCATGCTGGCCGAAATGGCCGTTGCCTCGCCGGACACCGGTTCGTTCTCTACCTATGCCGACCTCGCCATCGGCAAGTGGGCCGGCTACACCATCGGCTGGCTGTACTGGTGGTTCTGGGTACTGATCATCCCCATCGAGGCCAATATCGCCGCCACCATCATCAATTCCTGGGTCCCGCAGCTGGAGATCTGGGTCTTGTCGTTGGTGATTACTCTATTGCTGACTGCCACCAACCTGTTCAGCGTGAAGAACTACGGTGAGTTCGAGTTCTGGCTGGCGTTGGTGAAGGTGGTGGCCATCGTCAGTTTCATCGCGCTGGGGGTGTGCGCCATCTTCGGCCTGCTGCCAGGCTCAGGTGTCAGCGGCGTGTCGCGCCTGTGGGATAGCGGCGGCTTCATGCCCAACGGTTTTGGTGCGGTGCTCAGCGCCATGCTGATTACCATGTTCTCGTTCCTCGGTGCCGAGGTGGTGACCATCGCCGCGGCCGAATCCGACGAAGCGGGCAAGCATATTTCCAAGGCCACCAACTCGGTGATCTGGCGAATCACCCTGTTCTATATCCTGTCGATCTTCATCGTCATCGCGCTGGTGCCGTGGACCGACCCGCGCCTGGCCACCGAAGGTTCCTATGTCACGGTACTGGACACCCTGGGCGTGCCGAATGCCAAGGCCATCATCGATTTCGTGGTGCTGACGTCGGTGACCAGCTGCCTCAACTCGTCGCTGTATACCGCGTCGCGCATGGTCTACTCGCTGAGCCGCCGCGGTGATGCGCCGGCCTGTGCCCAGGTGACCAGCCGCAGCGGCACCCCCGTGGTAGCTGTGCTGCTGTCCACTGGCGCAGCTTTCCTGGCGGTGATCGCCAACTACCTGGTACCGGCCAAGGTGTTCGGCTTCCTCATGGCAAGCTCCGGCGCCATTGCCTTGCTGGTGTACCTGGTGATCGCCGTTTCCCAGCTGCGCCTGCGCCAGCGCCTGACTGCACAGGGCAAGACACTGGGCTACCGCATGTGGCTGTTCCCGTGGCTGACGTGGGGCGTGATCCTGTTCATCAGTGGCGTGCTGGTGCTGATGCTGTTCCGCCCGGATCACCGCCTGGAAGTGGTATCGACCATGGTGCTGGCGGTGCTGGTGGTGTGTTCGGGCCTTCTGGTCACACGGCGTCGGGCGCGCGAGGTGGTGGTTGGCCGCGTAGGGCAGGGCGCCTGA
- a CDS encoding PA4780 family RIO1-like protein kinase, translating to MKTPKRIEPLIEDGLVDEVLRPLMSGKEAAVYVVRCGSQVRCAKVYKEANKRSFRQAAEYQEGRKVRNSRQARAMAKGSKYGRKEAEDAWQNAEVAALFRLAGAGVRVPKPYDFQDGVLLMELVTDADGDAAPRLNDVHLEAEDARAFHAFVIRQIVLMLCAGLVHGDLSEFNVLLGPDGPVIIDLPQAVDAAANNHAFSMLQRDVANMAHYFGRFAPELKSTRYAQEMWALYEAGELRPDSPLTGLFEDDEHAADVAGVMREIDAARLDDARRRAARAEAEHGAARAEEPAPPWLQ from the coding sequence ATGAAGACACCCAAAAGAATCGAACCCCTGATCGAAGACGGCCTGGTCGACGAAGTACTGCGGCCGTTGATGAGTGGCAAGGAAGCCGCCGTGTATGTGGTGCGCTGTGGCAGCCAGGTGCGCTGCGCCAAGGTTTATAAAGAAGCCAACAAGCGCAGTTTCCGCCAGGCTGCCGAGTACCAGGAAGGCCGCAAGGTTCGCAACAGCCGTCAGGCCCGGGCGATGGCCAAGGGCAGCAAGTACGGCCGCAAGGAAGCCGAAGACGCCTGGCAGAACGCCGAAGTGGCGGCGCTGTTCCGCCTGGCCGGCGCTGGCGTGAGGGTTCCCAAGCCTTACGATTTCCAGGACGGCGTGCTGTTGATGGAGCTGGTGACCGATGCCGACGGTGACGCGGCCCCGCGCTTGAACGACGTGCACCTCGAGGCCGAGGATGCCCGCGCGTTCCATGCCTTCGTCATTCGCCAGATCGTGCTGATGCTGTGTGCCGGGCTGGTGCATGGCGACCTGTCGGAGTTCAACGTGCTGCTTGGCCCGGACGGGCCGGTGATCATCGACCTGCCGCAGGCGGTGGATGCAGCGGCCAACAACCATGCCTTCAGCATGCTGCAGCGCGATGTGGCCAACATGGCCCATTATTTCGGGCGCTTTGCGCCGGAGCTGAAAAGCACCCGGTATGCGCAGGAAATGTGGGCCTTGTACGAGGCGGGCGAACTGCGCCCGGACAGCCCGCTGACGGGGCTGTTCGAGGATGACGAGCATGCGGCTGACGTGGCCGGGGTGATGCGCGAGATCGATGCGGCCCGGCTGGATGATGCGCGCCGGCGCGCCGCGCGGGCCGAGGCTGAGCATGGGGCGGCCAGGGCAGAGGAGCCTGCGCCGCCCTGGCTGCAGTAA
- the hemB gene encoding porphobilinogen synthase: protein MSNQFPSVRPRRLRQNESLRTIFQETEFRLEDLILPIFVEEGIDDFVPITSMPGVNRIPEKLLAQEIERYARAGIKSVMTFGVSHNLDAVGSDTWNENGLVARMSRICKDTVPEMVVMSDTCFCEYTSHGHCGVLHDHGVDNDATLANLGKQAVIAAAAGADFIAPSAAMDGQVQAIRSALDGAGFHDTAIMAYSTKFASSLYGPFREAGGTALKGDRKSYQMNPMNRREAVRESLLDEQEGADVLMVKPAGAYLDVIADIRAASRLPLAAYQVSGEYAMIKFGGLAGAIDEGRVVRESIGAIKRAGADLILTYFAMDLASEGI from the coding sequence ATGTCCAACCAATTCCCGTCCGTTCGTCCACGCCGCCTGCGCCAGAACGAGTCCCTGCGCACGATCTTCCAGGAAACCGAGTTCCGCCTTGAAGACCTGATCCTGCCGATCTTCGTCGAAGAGGGCATCGATGACTTCGTGCCGATCACCAGCATGCCGGGCGTCAACCGCATCCCCGAGAAGCTGCTGGCCCAGGAAATCGAGCGCTATGCCCGCGCCGGTATCAAGTCGGTGATGACCTTTGGCGTTTCGCACAACCTGGACGCCGTCGGCAGCGACACCTGGAACGAAAACGGCCTGGTCGCGCGCATGTCGCGCATCTGCAAGGACACCGTGCCGGAAATGGTGGTGATGTCCGACACCTGCTTCTGCGAATACACCAGCCACGGCCACTGCGGCGTGCTGCACGACCACGGCGTGGACAACGACGCCACCCTGGCCAACCTGGGCAAGCAGGCGGTCATCGCCGCTGCTGCCGGTGCCGACTTCATTGCCCCGTCGGCGGCGATGGACGGCCAGGTCCAGGCCATCCGCAGCGCGCTGGATGGTGCCGGCTTCCACGACACGGCGATCATGGCCTATTCCACCAAGTTCGCCTCGTCGCTGTATGGCCCGTTCCGTGAAGCCGGTGGTACCGCGCTGAAGGGCGACCGCAAGAGCTACCAGATGAACCCGATGAACCGCCGCGAAGCCGTGCGTGAGTCGTTGCTCGACGAGCAGGAAGGGGCCGATGTGCTGATGGTCAAGCCGGCCGGTGCCTACCTCGACGTGATCGCCGATATCCGTGCCGCCTCGCGCCTGCCGCTGGCGGCGTACCAGGTGAGCGGCGAGTACGCGATGATCAAGTTCGGCGGCCTGGCTGGCGCCATCGATGAAGGCCGTGTGGTGCGTGAAAGCATTGGCGCAATCAAGCGTGCCGGTGCCGACCTGATCCTCACCTACTTCGCCATGGACCTGGCCAGCGAAGGCATCTGA
- the proP gene encoding glycine betaine/L-proline transporter ProP: MKPRKKSLQPIGLKDITIVDDAKMRKAITAAALGNAMEWFDFGVYGFVAYALGKVFFPNADPSVQMIAALATFSVPFLIRPLGGLFFGALGDRFGRQKILAATIVIMSLSTFAIGLIPSYASIGIWAPILLLLAKMAQGFSVGGEYTGASIFVAEYAPDRKRGFLGSWLDFGSIAGFVLGAGVVVLISTVLGEDKFLEWGWRLPFFLALPLGIIGLYLRHALEETPAFQQHVDKLEKGDREGLATGPKVSFREVATQHWRSLVTCIGVVIATNVTYYMLLTYMPSYLSHNLHYSEDHGVLIIIAIMVGMLFVQPMIGLLSDKFGRRPFIIVGSIGLLVLAIPAFMLINSGVLGVIFAGLLIIAVLLNFFIGVMASTLPAMFPTHIRYSALASAFNISVLIAGLTPTIAAWLVESTGNLYMPAYYLMVIAAVGLVTGLTMKETANKPLRGAAPAASDIEEARELLQEHHDNIEQRIEDIDAQIAELEAKRKLLVQQHPRIE, translated from the coding sequence ATGAAACCTCGCAAGAAAAGCCTCCAGCCAATCGGCCTGAAGGACATCACCATTGTCGACGACGCCAAGATGCGCAAGGCAATCACCGCGGCAGCCCTGGGCAATGCCATGGAGTGGTTCGACTTCGGCGTCTACGGCTTCGTCGCCTACGCCCTGGGCAAGGTTTTCTTCCCCAATGCCGACCCGAGCGTGCAGATGATCGCGGCGTTGGCCACGTTCTCGGTGCCGTTTCTGATCAGGCCTCTGGGCGGGCTGTTCTTCGGTGCCTTGGGTGACCGGTTCGGGCGGCAGAAAATCCTCGCTGCGACCATCGTGATCATGTCGCTCAGCACCTTCGCCATCGGCCTGATACCGTCCTATGCCAGCATCGGCATCTGGGCGCCGATCCTGCTGCTGCTGGCCAAGATGGCCCAGGGCTTCTCGGTGGGGGGCGAGTACACCGGCGCGTCGATCTTCGTCGCCGAATATGCCCCAGACCGAAAACGGGGGTTTCTCGGCAGTTGGCTGGACTTCGGCTCGATTGCCGGGTTCGTGTTGGGTGCCGGTGTGGTGGTGTTGATCTCTACGGTGCTGGGTGAGGACAAGTTCCTCGAGTGGGGTTGGCGCCTGCCGTTCTTCCTCGCCTTGCCGCTGGGCATCATCGGCCTGTACCTGCGCCATGCGCTGGAGGAGACGCCAGCCTTCCAGCAGCACGTCGACAAGCTGGAGAAAGGCGACCGCGAAGGCCTGGCGACCGGGCCCAAGGTGTCGTTCAGGGAAGTGGCCACCCAGCACTGGCGCAGTCTGGTGACCTGCATTGGCGTGGTGATTGCCACCAACGTCACCTACTACATGCTGCTCACGTACATGCCCAGCTACCTGTCGCACAACCTGCACTACAGCGAAGACCATGGCGTGCTGATCATCATCGCGATCATGGTCGGCATGCTGTTCGTGCAGCCGATGATCGGGCTGCTCAGCGACAAGTTCGGCCGTCGACCGTTCATCATCGTCGGCAGTATCGGCCTGTTGGTGCTGGCCATCCCGGCATTCATGCTGATCAACAGCGGCGTGCTGGGGGTGATTTTTGCCGGGTTGCTGATCATTGCCGTGCTGCTGAACTTCTTCATCGGCGTGATGGCCTCGACGCTACCAGCAATGTTCCCCACACACATCCGCTACAGCGCCCTCGCCAGCGCCTTCAATATCTCGGTGCTGATCGCCGGCCTCACCCCGACCATCGCCGCCTGGCTGGTGGAAAGTACTGGCAACCTGTACATGCCGGCCTATTACCTGATGGTGATCGCCGCCGTGGGGCTGGTCACCGGCCTGACCATGAAGGAAACCGCCAACAAGCCGCTGCGCGGCGCGGCACCGGCAGCATCGGATATCGAGGAAGCGCGTGAGCTGCTGCAGGAACACCACGACAACATCGAGCAAAGGATCGAGGACATCGATGCGCAGATTGCCGAACTGGAGGCCAAGCGCAAGTTGCTGGTGCAGCAGCACCCGCGCATCGAGTGA
- a CDS encoding YoaK family protein, with the protein MLPNTLPARTAKRLRLQMLRGRVGLGLVAGLSVLAGMTDAIGLLALGDFVSFMSGNTTRLAVAISDADLALVLRLSAAVLGFVVGNALGVLLARAFRRRAWPVLLVVAALLGFAAAWPLAATFPALLAATLAMGMINAVVEQVNGLPIGLTYVTGALSRFGRGLGRWLLGERRNGWRVQLVPWAGMLLGAALGAWLEHHLGLQALAGSCSLACVLALVSRFIPRTWQRGYMPH; encoded by the coding sequence ATGCTGCCCAACACCCTCCCCGCGCGCACAGCCAAGCGGCTACGCCTGCAGATGCTGCGTGGTCGCGTGGGCCTCGGCCTGGTCGCCGGCCTGTCCGTACTTGCCGGCATGACCGATGCCATCGGCCTGCTGGCGCTGGGCGACTTCGTGTCGTTCATGAGTGGCAACACCACGCGCCTGGCCGTCGCCATCAGCGATGCGGACCTGGCCCTGGTGCTGCGCCTGAGTGCTGCAGTGCTGGGCTTCGTCGTCGGCAACGCCCTGGGCGTGCTGCTGGCGCGCGCTTTCCGCCGTCGGGCGTGGCCGGTGCTGCTGGTAGTTGCCGCCCTGCTGGGCTTTGCAGCCGCATGGCCCTTGGCAGCCACCTTTCCAGCGCTGCTCGCTGCCACACTGGCCATGGGCATGATCAATGCCGTGGTCGAACAGGTGAACGGCCTGCCCATCGGCCTGACCTACGTCACCGGCGCCCTGTCACGCTTCGGTCGTGGGCTGGGGCGCTGGCTGCTGGGCGAGCGGCGCAATGGCTGGCGGGTGCAACTGGTGCCTTGGGCTGGCATGCTGCTGGGCGCCGCCCTGGGTGCCTGGCTGGAGCACCACCTGGGCCTGCAAGCGCTGGCCGGCAGCTGCTCGCTGGCCTGCGTGCTGGCCCTGGTGTCGCGGTTCATTCCACGGACCTGGCAGCGTGGCTACATGCCACACTGA
- a CDS encoding riboflavin synthase subunit alpha — protein MYTGIVQAVRPLLDVTTYPGHNQFTIDLTPELLDELKIGASVSVEGTCLSVTEIHGTQVRFDAMTATLERTNLRNFKAGQGVNIERSAKMNAEVGGHLMAGHIATTAEIVELSIKETGAFIKFRMPPEWGKYVFPRGFIGVNGCSLTVADVEDNVITINLIPETLRQTTFPSYKAGELLNIEVDHQTMVLVDVVERTIKSTLAREMPR, from the coding sequence ATGTACACCGGCATCGTCCAGGCCGTCCGCCCTCTGCTTGATGTGACCACCTACCCGGGCCACAACCAGTTCACCATCGACCTCACCCCCGAACTGCTCGACGAGCTGAAGATCGGCGCCAGCGTCAGTGTCGAAGGCACCTGCCTGTCGGTCACCGAAATCCACGGCACCCAGGTCAGGTTCGACGCCATGACCGCCACCCTCGAGCGCACCAACCTGCGCAACTTCAAGGCCGGCCAGGGCGTCAACATCGAACGCTCGGCGAAGATGAACGCCGAAGTCGGCGGCCACCTGATGGCCGGCCACATCGCCACCACCGCCGAAATCGTCGAGCTGTCGATCAAGGAAACCGGCGCCTTCATCAAGTTCCGCATGCCACCGGAATGGGGCAAGTACGTGTTCCCGCGCGGCTTCATCGGGGTCAACGGCTGCAGCCTGACCGTAGCCGATGTCGAGGACAATGTGATCACCATCAACCTGATCCCGGAAACCCTGCGCCAGACCACCTTCCCCAGCTACAAGGCCGGCGAGCTGCTCAACATCGAAGTGGACCACCAGACAATGGTGCTGGTCGATGTAGTGGAGCGCACCATCAAGAGCACCCTGGCCCGCGAAATGCCCCGCTGA